The DNA sequence GCTAGTCTCTGTCAACTAGGTTCTCTCCAGGCGGCTAGTTTAGGGGCGATTACTCAGCGGGGTTATCTGGCTGTTGCAGTGAAAGACAACCGTCCACCCTTAGGCTTTCGTGACCCTAGAGGTAACCTAATTGGCTTTGAAATCGACTTGGCACGTCGCTTAGCGGCTGAGTTGATAGGGAATGCAGAAGCTGTTCGCCTTGTGCCTGTGACTAATAAAGAGCGTTTGCGGGTCGTGACTCATGGTGAGGTTGACATGGCAATTGCAGCAGTGACTGCTACGGCTAACCGTGCTCGCCTAGTTAGTTTTAGCACTCCCTATTACCTAGATGGTGTGGCTATATTGACAGCTAAGGCTGACATTCAACGCCTAGCTGACTTGAACAAGCGCACAATCGCTGTGCTGCAAAATTCCACCACGATCGCAGTAATTCAGCATACTCTGCCAACTGCCAATTTAATGATGGCTGCTTCGTACCGAGCGGGTGAGACCCTACTGCAAAGTGATCAGGCCGATGCCTTTGCAGGAGATGCCAGCATATTAGCTGGTTGGATCCAGGAATATCCTCGTTACCGTCTGTTGCCTACTCTACTCACCGTTGAGCCTCTTTGCATTGCTATGCCCAAGGGTGTACAGCACGACTCGCTGCATCGTCGGGTTAACCAAGCCCTAACTCGGTGGCAAGATGATGGCTGGTTGCGACAACAAGCCACAAGCTGGGGTTTGCCCTGATACTAGAAAACTATTGGAAAGCCTTACTAGGAGGCCACTTTGGCTTTTAGGTGTTGAATGAGTTGGTCAGCCGCTACCACACCTTCAATACGATCAATTGGCTTGCCCTGCTTAAACAGTACTAGCGTCGGCAATGCATAAACCTGATAGCGCGTAGCCAACTCAGGATAGGTATCTGTATTAATTTTCACAACTTGAAGACTATCCTTCATCTGGGCATTAACTTCCTCTAGAATCTTAGCCATGAGTTGACAAGGCCCACACCAAGGTGCATAAAAGTCTACTAACAGGGGTAGCTCTGAGCCGGCCAACATCTCTTCAAAGCTGTTAA is a window from the Cyanobacteriota bacterium genome containing:
- a CDS encoding transporter substrate-binding domain-containing protein, with the translated sequence ASLCQLGSLQAASLGAITQRGYLAVAVKDNRPPLGFRDPRGNLIGFEIDLARRLAAELIGNAEAVRLVPVTNKERLRVVTHGEVDMAIAAVTATANRARLVSFSTPYYLDGVAILTAKADIQRLADLNKRTIAVLQNSTTIAVIQHTLPTANLMMAASYRAGETLLQSDQADAFAGDASILAGWIQEYPRYRLLPTLLTVEPLCIAMPKGVQHDSLHRRVNQALTRWQDDGWLRQQATSWGLP
- the trxA gene encoding thioredoxin, whose protein sequence is MAIKKQFNSFEEMLAGSELPLLVDFYAPWCGPCQLMAKILEEVNAQMKDSLQVVKINTDTYPELATRYQVYALPTLVLFKQGKPIDRIEGVVAADQLIQHLKAKVAS